In Nanoarchaeota archaeon, one genomic interval encodes:
- the tsaD gene encoding tRNA (adenosine(37)-N6)-threonylcarbamoyltransferase complex transferase subunit TsaD — MISLGIESTAHTFGIGIVDDNPVASPRSLSALQPSVVNGKVYSNARDTYRPEAGGIHPSKARDHHKAVAEAILQKALDDAKLKLSDIDIIAYSAGPGISPCLAVGLDFAKKLSEKIKKPLVPVNHCLAHVEIGKLMTGACDPLVLYVSGGNSQIIGWGGGKYRVFGETLDIAIGNAVDKFARETGIPFPGGPEVEKLAVGGKYIPLPYTVKGMDFSFSGLCTDVVRKFKSGKFDLKDICFSFQETAYAMLTEVTERALAHTEKNTLLLTGGVAANKRLAEMLSIMCKERRAEFRNVPREFAGDCGANIAWTGIIEFKKKSKTKIDIFPKWRIDEL; from the coding sequence ATGATTTCTCTTGGCATCGAATCAACCGCGCATACTTTCGGCATCGGAATAGTCGACGACAATCCGGTCGCTTCGCCGCGCTCGCTCTCGGCTTTACAACCTTCGGTTGTAAACGGCAAAGTTTATTCAAATGCGCGCGACACATACCGCCCCGAAGCCGGAGGCATCCATCCGTCAAAGGCGCGCGACCATCACAAAGCGGTTGCTGAAGCAATTTTGCAAAAGGCGCTGGACGATGCAAAGCTCAAGCTTTCTGACATCGACATAATCGCATACAGCGCAGGGCCGGGCATTTCGCCGTGCCTTGCAGTAGGCCTGGATTTTGCAAAAAAACTTTCCGAAAAAATCAAAAAGCCGCTTGTTCCAGTTAATCACTGCCTCGCGCATGTTGAGATAGGAAAATTAATGACCGGCGCATGCGACCCGCTTGTGCTTTATGTCTCTGGCGGAAACTCTCAAATCATTGGCTGGGGCGGCGGAAAATACCGCGTTTTCGGCGAAACGCTCGATATTGCAATCGGAAATGCAGTGGACAAATTCGCGCGAGAAACAGGCATCCCTTTCCCGGGTGGTCCCGAAGTGGAAAAGCTTGCGGTTGGCGGAAAATACATTCCTCTGCCATACACTGTAAAAGGCATGGATTTCTCATTCTCAGGGCTTTGCACTGATGTTGTTCGAAAATTCAAATCAGGAAAGTTCGATTTAAAAGACATCTGCTTCTCGTTTCAGGAAACTGCATATGCAATGCTTACGGAAGTGACGGAGCGTGCACTCGCGCATACTGAGAAAAATACATTGCTTCTAACAGGCGGAGTTGCCGCAAACAAAAGGCTTGCAGAAATGCTCTCGATAATGTGTAAAGAGCGCAGGGCTGAATTTCGGAACGTTCCGCGCGAATTTGCCGGAGATTGTGGAGCCAATATCGCATGGACAGGTATTATTGAGTTCAAA